Within the Pseudomonas putida genome, the region GGGGGTCAGCGTCTTTCTATTCCTCGGCAACGCCTCTGGATCAGCAGGACCTCGATAAGGTCCGCCGTCTAGCATCCCTCGATCCCATGCTCAAGGAAATCAAGACTCACGATTCAACCATCGCCAGCCTGTATTTCAACAGCTGGGACAGCTATAACCGCATTTATCCGTGGTTCCGCACTGAGGAGCAGTACCCGCATGACATGCGTATCCCGGACTTCAACTTCTACTACCTGGCTGATCTGGCGCACAACCCGGAGCGCAGCACCCGCTGGACCGAGGTTTACCTAGACCCGGCAGGCCACGGCTGGATGATGTCGGCAGTGGCACCTGTTTACTCCGGGGATTTTCTGGAAGGTGTAGTGGGTATTGATGTGACCATTGGCGGAATTTTGCCGCAGCTTGAAGAGTTAAAAGTGCCTTGGGACGGCTACCTACTGCTCGTGGGGCGTGATGGGACGATCATGGCCATGCCCAAGAAGTCCGAGCACGATTTCGATCTTCAGGAACTGATCGATGTACCGACCCAGAGCAAGCTCAGTAGCGAGCATTTCAAACCGCAGAACTTTAACTTGATGTCGCGGGACGATACCCGGCAATTGGCGGCCCGGTTGAGCGAAGGCGGCTCCGGCAATATGCAATTGCCCCTGAAAGGGCGTGAGCATCTTGTCGCCTGGAGCGCGATCAGCAGTACCGGATGGCACTTGTTGGCTGTGGTCGATAAAGAAAGTGTCATGAGCGTTACCAATGAGCTGGCTGCCCATTACCGTACGATTGGCTATCTCATGATTGGCGGCCTGGTCGTGTTTTATTTGGCCTACTTCAGTGTGTTGTGGGTGCGTTCGCGAAGGCTGAGTGAGCGCTTGCGCGAAACCATTGCTGATATCAGCTCAATGCTCAGAGAGATCGGGCGAGGGCATTGGCAGCCCGAGCGGGCCCGATCGCAAATCCACGAGCTGGATCAAATGGCCGGCGATGTACTGACCATGGGAGGGCAATTAGCGACCAGCGATTTGCATCGACGAATGGCCCAGCAGCGGCTGATGCTGATCATGGACTACCCCACCTCGGGAATGTGGGAGTTCCATCTGGATGATGACTGTCTGAGCCTGCATGGCGGGTTGTGCAAGCGTCTGGGCTGGACAAGCAACCATATTTCCCGAGAAGCGTTTCTGGAGAAACTTGACGCGCAAAGTGCCGGGCAATTCCAAGGGGTGCTCGATCGCCTGCGCTCAGGGATGCAGCAGCGTATCGAAGTGGAGTTGAGAGTATGCAAGGGCGATGGCAGCGCATTATGGCTGCTGTGCCAAGGTCAAATGCTGGACGTCTCGTTCGACGCCGGTCGAACAGCGCTCGGCACCTTGGTCGATATCGATATGCTCAAACTGGCCGAGGCGGATCTCAAGGAGCGAACACATCAAGCGCAAGCGGCGAACCAGGCGAAGTCCCGGTTTATCTCCAGTATCAGCCACGAACTACGCACGCCTCTCAACGCCATTCATGGCTT harbors:
- a CDS encoding sensor histidine kinase; protein product: MSKGPGRILLRQWMWRAFLRSALIPLILVETVLIGCYLFTNQAIRDAQLGYLDRSASQSLSASAEQNARIIENQLKHIGDTASLLARLTVLVLEQPPAVSTETLAVSPQGARFSPADRGGSASFYSSATPLDQQDLDKVRRLASLDPMLKEIKTHDSTIASLYFNSWDSYNRIYPWFRTEEQYPHDMRIPDFNFYYLADLAHNPERSTRWTEVYLDPAGHGWMMSAVAPVYSGDFLEGVVGIDVTIGGILPQLEELKVPWDGYLLLVGRDGTIMAMPKKSEHDFDLQELIDVPTQSKLSSEHFKPQNFNLMSRDDTRQLAARLSEGGSGNMQLPLKGREHLVAWSAISSTGWHLLAVVDKESVMSVTNELAAHYRTIGYLMIGGLVVFYLAYFSVLWVRSRRLSERLRETIADISSMLREIGRGHWQPERARSQIHELDQMAGDVLTMGGQLATSDLHRRMAQQRLMLIMDYPTSGMWEFHLDDDCLSLHGGLCKRLGWTSNHISREAFLEKLDAQSAGQFQGVLDRLRSGMQQRIEVELRVCKGDGSALWLLCQGQMLDVSFDAGRTALGTLVDIDMLKLAEADLKERTHQAQAANQAKSRFISSISHELRTPLNAIHGFGQLLQLQVQDAVAKDQAQEILAASSHLTTLVDDLLDWSSLQAEPQHLSLVSVPVASLLEHCSEMMAPQAMAAGLELRLCPVPRDCCVQSEPRRLRQVMLNLLSNAIKYNRPGGKLLVGAELLSGVVRLYVEDGGMGIEPELQAELFEPFQRLGKENTSIQGTGIGLALCRELAGLMGGSMGLRSTPGEGSRFWIELLDATQLECPEEVSDPLLFYAGSDVEIITQLPDLLSVATRFEYGTLDECLIQAREQGAPNVLLLDCDGYEAPALGALGRIRRTAGAQFMSLVLVGSQPRKLALLGVEFQGVLAKPVAREELAGLLGALLEKESTDVH